Proteins encoded by one window of Cucurbita pepo subsp. pepo cultivar mu-cu-16 chromosome LG14, ASM280686v2, whole genome shotgun sequence:
- the LOC111810629 gene encoding exopolygalacturonase-like translates to MGMNMKSITLSFVLLLYVSIETVQSSDGVFDVTTYGAKPNADITQILEKAWKDACASPIQSKLIIPKETYTLGVITMLGPCQSPIDIVVQGTIMAPVDITGDGWIQFRYVDKISLTGGGVFDGQGQKAWASNDCHKNPKCARIPMSLKFSFVKDSIVRDITSKDSKNFHVNILGCKNLTFDHVTINAPGNSINSDGIHMGRCDEVNIINSVIGTGDDCISLGDGSRQVTVTNVTCGPGHGISVGSLGQYLVEEPVAGLYVKNCKLIGTTNGLRIKTWPASPATGSVTDMHYEDITLVDVQNPIIVDQEYCPYNKCNRKIPSKIKISKVSFKNIRGSSGTAVAVKLLCSAAYPCEDVQLSDIDITYTGSDGPVVSECSNVKPVVTGIQKPLICPS, encoded by the exons atggGTATGAACATGAAGTCGATAACTCTATCGTTCGTGTTATTATTATACGTTTCTATAGAAACAGTTCAATCAAGTGATGGAGTTTTTGACGTAACAACATACGGTGCTAAGCCTAATGCTGATATAACTCAG ATTCTAGAAAAGGCATGGAAGGACGCTTGTGCTTCACCGATTcaaagtaaattaattattccaaAAGAGACTTACACGTTAG GTGTAATAACAATGCTTGGTCCTTGCCAGAGTCCAATTGATATTGTCGTGCAAGGAACAATAATGGCACCCGTAGATATAACAGGTGATGGTTGGATTCAGTTCAGATATGTCgacaaaatttcattaacaGGTGGCGGAGTATTTGATGGACAAGGACAAAAAGCTTGGGCAAGTAACGATTGCCATAAAAACCCCAAGTGTGCAAGAATTCCAATG AGTTTGAAGTTCAGCTTTGTAAAAGATTCAATTGTGAGGGACATAACGTCAAAAGACAGCAAGAATTTTCATGTCAATATCCTAGGTTGTAAGAATCTTACTTTCGACCACGTGACTATAAATGCACCGGGGAATAGTATTAATAGTGATGGAATTCACATGGGTCGTTGTGATGAAGTTAATATCATCAATTCAGTTATTGGTACTGGTGATGATTGTATCTCACTCGGAGATGGAAGCAGACAGGTAACAGTTACGAACGTGACGTGTGGACCTGGACACGGCATAAGCGTAGGAAGTCTAGGACAATATCTCGTTGAAGAACCGGTTGCTGGGCTTTATGTCAAGAATTGTAAATTAATTGGTACAACAAATGGCCTAAGGATCAAAACATGGCCGGCTTCTCCTGCTACTGGATCGGTTACTGATATGCACTATGAAGATATAACTTTGGTTGACGTCCAAAATCCAATTATTGTGGATCAAGAATACTGTCCATACAACAAATGTAATAGGAAG ATTCCGTCGAAAATCAAGATAAGTAAGGTGAGTTTCAAGAATATTAGAGGTAGTTCTGGTACTGCAGTTGCTGTGAAGCTTTTGTGTAGTGCTGCTTATCCATGTGAAGATGTGCAGTTATCTGACATTGATATCACTTATACTGGAAGTGACGGTCCAGTTGTATCTGAATGTTCGAATGTGAAACCGGTTGTTACTGGGATACAAAAACCTCTTATTTGTCCTTCGTGA
- the LOC111810493 gene encoding exopolygalacturonase-like produces MFVIFEQILEKAWKDACASPIQSKLIIPKETYTLGVITMLGPCQSPIDIVVQGTIMAPVDITGDGWIQFRYVDKISLTGGGVFDGQGQKAWASNDCHKNPKCARIPMSLKFSFVKDSIVRDITSKDSKNFHVNILGCKNLTFDHVTINAPGNSINSDGIHMGRCDEVNIINSVIGTGDDCISLGDGSRQVTVTNVTCGPGHGISVGSLGQYLVEEPVAGLYVKNCKLIGTTNGLRIKTWPASPATGSVTDMHYEDITLVDVQNPIIVDQEYCPYNKCNRKIPSKIKISKVSFKNIKGSSGTAVAVKLLCSAAYPCEDVQLSDIDITYTGREGPVVSECSNVKPVVTGIQKPLICPS; encoded by the exons ATGTTCGTGATTTTTGAACAGATTCTAGAAAAGGCATGGAAGGACGCTTGTGCTTCACCGATTcaaagtaaattaattattccaaAAGAGACTTACACGTTAGGTGTAATAACAATGCTTGGTCCTTGCCAGAGTCCAATTGATATTGTCGTGCAAGGAACAATAATGGCACCCGTAGATATAACAGGTGATGGTTGGATTCAGTTCAGATATGTCgacaaaatttcattaacaGGTGGCGGAGTATTTGATGGACAAGGACAAAAAGCTTGGGCAAGTAACGATTGCCATAAAAACCCCAAGTGTGCAAGAATTCCAATG AGTTTGAAGTTCAGCTTTGTAAAAGATTCAATTGTGAGGGACATAACGTCAAAAGACAGCAAGAATTTTCATGTCAATATCCTAGGTTGTAAGAATCTTACTTTCGACCACGTGACTATAAATGCACCGGGGAATAGTATTAATAGTGATGGAATTCACATGGGTCGTTGTGATGAAGTTAATATCATCAATTCAGTTATTGGTACTGGTGATGATTGTATCTCACTCGGAGATGGAAGCAGACAGGTAACAGTTACGAACGTGACGTGTGGACCTGGACACGGCATAAGCGTAGGAAGTCTAGGACAATATCTTGTTGAAGAACCGGTTGCTGGGCTTTATGtcaaaaattgtaaattaattGGTACAACAAATGGCCTAAGGATCAAAACATGGCCGGCTTCTCCTGCTACTGGATCGGTTACTGATATGCACTATGAAGATATAACTTTGGTTGACGTCCAAAATCCAATTATTGTGGATCAAGAATACTGTCCATACAACAAATGTAACAGGAAG ATTCCGTCGAAAATCAAGATAAGTAAGGTGAGTTTCAAGAATATTAAAGGTAGTTCTGGTACTGCAGTTGCTGTGAAGCTTTTGTGCAGTGCTGCTTATCCATGTGAAGATGTGCAGTTATCTGACATTGATATCACTTATACTGGACGTGAAGGTCCAGTTGTATCTGAATGTTCAAATGTGAAACCGGTTGTTACTGGGATACAAAAACCTCTTATTTGTCCTTCGTGA